A stretch of Capricornis sumatraensis isolate serow.1 chromosome 10, serow.2, whole genome shotgun sequence DNA encodes these proteins:
- the GORASP1 gene encoding Golgi reassembly-stacking protein 1 isoform X3, with protein MGLGASAEQPAGGAEGFHLHGVQENSPAQQAGLEPYFDFIITIGHSRLNKENDTLKALLRANVEKPVKLEVFSMKTMRVREVEVVPSNMWGGQGLLGASVRFCSCRRASEHVWHVLDVEPSSPAALAGLRPYTDYVVGSDQILQEPPSHHKKPPGGPPPSAPPPGAPPPGPGPQDSPAPFGLETGSKQGDYVEALLQAPDSSTEEQPPGPESPGQGTQDLGDPPRSMEIPLQPPPPLQRVMDPGFLDVSGLSLLDSSNASVWPGLPSSTEMNPPAVSASGLEDVCSSSGSHERGGEATWSGSEFEVSFPDSPSAQAQPDHLPQLTLPDSLTSTASPEDGLSAELLEAQAEEEPASPESPDCGVEAGAAPSQALSTPDHSGL; from the exons ATGGGCCTGGGCGCCAGCGCCGAGCAGCCCGCGGGCGGCGCCGAGGGCTTCCACCTGCACGGG GTGCAGGAGAACTCCCCTGCCCAGCAGGCAGGCCTGGAGCCCTACTTCGACTTCATCATCACCATCGGGCACTCAAGACTG AACAAGGAGAATGACACGCTCAAGGCCCTGCTGAGGGCCAACGTGGAGAAGCCTGTGAAGCTGGAGGTGTTCAGCATGAAGACCATGAGAGTGCGTGAGGTGGAAGTGGTCCCCAGCAACATGTGGGGCGGCCAGGGCCTGCTGGGTGCCAGCGTCCGCTTCTGCAGCTGCCGCCGCGCCAGCGAGCACGTGTGGCACGTGCTG gatgtGGAACCCTCTTCACCTGCCGCCCTCGCAGGCCTGCGCCCCTACACAGACTACGTCGTGGGCTCAGACCAGATCCTCCAGGAG CCCCCCAGCCACCACAAGAAGCCGCCTGGTGGCCCACCACCCAGTGCCCCACCACCTGGTGCCCCACCGCCTGGACCCGGCCCCCAGGACTCTCCTGCCCCTTTTGGCCTGGAGACAGGCTCCAAACAGGGTGACTACGTGGAG GCCTTGCTGCAGGCACCTGACTCCTCCACGGAGGAACAGCCCCCTGGGCCTGAAAGTCCTGGCCAGGGCACTCAAGACCTTGGAGACCCGCCCCGTTCCATGGAGATTCCTCTGCAGCCTCCGCCTCCACTGCAGCGAGTCATGGACCCAG GCTTCCTGGACGTGTCTGGCCTCTCCCTCTTAGACAGCAGCAACGCCAGTGTCTGGCCTGGCCTGCCCTCTTCCACAGAGATGAATCCCCCTGCGGTCTCTGCCTCAGGGCTGGAGGATGTCTGCTCCAGCAGCGGTTCTCACGAGCGTGGTG GTGAGGCCACCTGGTCTGGGTCCGAGTTTGAGGTCTCCTTCCCAGACAGCCCCAGCGCCCAGGCCCAGCCAGACCACCTGCCTCAGCTGACCCTTCCCGACAGCCTCACTTCTACCGCCTCACCTGAAGATGGGCTGTCTGCTGAGCTGCTCGAAGCCCAGGCGGAGGAGGAGCCAGCAAGCCCAGAGAGCCCAGACTGCGGGGTGGAGGCTGGGGCTGCTCCTAGTCAGGCCCTCTCCACTCCTGACCACTCTGGGCTGTGA
- the GORASP1 gene encoding Golgi reassembly-stacking protein 1 isoform X2: MGLGASAEQPAGGAEGFHLHGVQENSPAQQAGLEPYFDFIITIGHSRLNKENDTLKALLRANVEKPVKLEVFSMKTMRVREVEVVPSNMWGGQGLLGASVRFCSCRRASEHVWHVLDVEPSSPAALAGLRPYTDYVVGSDQILQESEDFFSLIESHEGKPLKLMVYNSESDSCREPPSHHKKPPGGPPPSAPPPGAPPPGPGPQDSPAPFGLETGSKQGDYVEALLQAPDSSTEEQPPGPESPGQGTQDLGDPPRSMEIPLQPPPPLQRVMDPGFLDVSGLSLLDSSNASVWPGLPSSTEMNPPAVSASGLEDVCSSSGSHERGGEATWSGSEFEVSFPDSPSAQAQPDHLPQLTLPDSLTSTASPEDGLSAELLEAQAEEEPASPESPDCGVEAGAAPSQALSTPDHSGL, encoded by the exons ATGGGCCTGGGCGCCAGCGCCGAGCAGCCCGCGGGCGGCGCCGAGGGCTTCCACCTGCACGGG GTGCAGGAGAACTCCCCTGCCCAGCAGGCAGGCCTGGAGCCCTACTTCGACTTCATCATCACCATCGGGCACTCAAGACTG AACAAGGAGAATGACACGCTCAAGGCCCTGCTGAGGGCCAACGTGGAGAAGCCTGTGAAGCTGGAGGTGTTCAGCATGAAGACCATGAGAGTGCGTGAGGTGGAAGTGGTCCCCAGCAACATGTGGGGCGGCCAGGGCCTGCTGGGTGCCAGCGTCCGCTTCTGCAGCTGCCGCCGCGCCAGCGAGCACGTGTGGCACGTGCTG gatgtGGAACCCTCTTCACCTGCCGCCCTCGCAGGCCTGCGCCCCTACACAGACTACGTCGTGGGCTCAGACCAGATCCTCCAGGAG TCCGAGGACTTCTTCTCGCTCATCGAGTCCCACGAGGGGAAGCCCTTGAAGCTGATGGTTTACAATTCTGAGTCTGACTCCTGCCGGGAG CCCCCCAGCCACCACAAGAAGCCGCCTGGTGGCCCACCACCCAGTGCCCCACCACCTGGTGCCCCACCGCCTGGACCCGGCCCCCAGGACTCTCCTGCCCCTTTTGGCCTGGAGACAGGCTCCAAACAGGGTGACTACGTGGAG GCCTTGCTGCAGGCACCTGACTCCTCCACGGAGGAACAGCCCCCTGGGCCTGAAAGTCCTGGCCAGGGCACTCAAGACCTTGGAGACCCGCCCCGTTCCATGGAGATTCCTCTGCAGCCTCCGCCTCCACTGCAGCGAGTCATGGACCCAG GCTTCCTGGACGTGTCTGGCCTCTCCCTCTTAGACAGCAGCAACGCCAGTGTCTGGCCTGGCCTGCCCTCTTCCACAGAGATGAATCCCCCTGCGGTCTCTGCCTCAGGGCTGGAGGATGTCTGCTCCAGCAGCGGTTCTCACGAGCGTGGTG GTGAGGCCACCTGGTCTGGGTCCGAGTTTGAGGTCTCCTTCCCAGACAGCCCCAGCGCCCAGGCCCAGCCAGACCACCTGCCTCAGCTGACCCTTCCCGACAGCCTCACTTCTACCGCCTCACCTGAAGATGGGCTGTCTGCTGAGCTGCTCGAAGCCCAGGCGGAGGAGGAGCCAGCAAGCCCAGAGAGCCCAGACTGCGGGGTGGAGGCTGGGGCTGCTCCTAGTCAGGCCCTCTCCACTCCTGACCACTCTGGGCTGTGA
- the GORASP1 gene encoding Golgi reassembly-stacking protein 1 isoform X1, protein MGLGASAEQPAGGAEGFHLHGVQENSPAQQAGLEPYFDFIITIGHSRLNKENDTLKALLRANVEKPVKLEVFSMKTMRVREVEVVPSNMWGGQGLLGASVRFCSCRRASEHVWHVLDVEPSSPAALAGLRPYTDYVVGSDQILQESEDFFSLIESHEGKPLKLMVYNSESDSCREVTVTPNAAWGGEGSLGCGIGYGYLHRIPTQPPSHHKKPPGGPPPSAPPPGAPPPGPGPQDSPAPFGLETGSKQGDYVEALLQAPDSSTEEQPPGPESPGQGTQDLGDPPRSMEIPLQPPPPLQRVMDPGFLDVSGLSLLDSSNASVWPGLPSSTEMNPPAVSASGLEDVCSSSGSHERGGEATWSGSEFEVSFPDSPSAQAQPDHLPQLTLPDSLTSTASPEDGLSAELLEAQAEEEPASPESPDCGVEAGAAPSQALSTPDHSGL, encoded by the exons ATGGGCCTGGGCGCCAGCGCCGAGCAGCCCGCGGGCGGCGCCGAGGGCTTCCACCTGCACGGG GTGCAGGAGAACTCCCCTGCCCAGCAGGCAGGCCTGGAGCCCTACTTCGACTTCATCATCACCATCGGGCACTCAAGACTG AACAAGGAGAATGACACGCTCAAGGCCCTGCTGAGGGCCAACGTGGAGAAGCCTGTGAAGCTGGAGGTGTTCAGCATGAAGACCATGAGAGTGCGTGAGGTGGAAGTGGTCCCCAGCAACATGTGGGGCGGCCAGGGCCTGCTGGGTGCCAGCGTCCGCTTCTGCAGCTGCCGCCGCGCCAGCGAGCACGTGTGGCACGTGCTG gatgtGGAACCCTCTTCACCTGCCGCCCTCGCAGGCCTGCGCCCCTACACAGACTACGTCGTGGGCTCAGACCAGATCCTCCAGGAG TCCGAGGACTTCTTCTCGCTCATCGAGTCCCACGAGGGGAAGCCCTTGAAGCTGATGGTTTACAATTCTGAGTCTGACTCCTGCCGGGAGGTGACTGTCACCCCGAATGCAGCCTGGGGTGGAGAGGGCAG CCTGGGGTGTGGTATTGGTTACGGGTATCTGCACCGGATCCCAACCCAGCCCCCCAGCCACCACAAGAAGCCGCCTGGTGGCCCACCACCCAGTGCCCCACCACCTGGTGCCCCACCGCCTGGACCCGGCCCCCAGGACTCTCCTGCCCCTTTTGGCCTGGAGACAGGCTCCAAACAGGGTGACTACGTGGAG GCCTTGCTGCAGGCACCTGACTCCTCCACGGAGGAACAGCCCCCTGGGCCTGAAAGTCCTGGCCAGGGCACTCAAGACCTTGGAGACCCGCCCCGTTCCATGGAGATTCCTCTGCAGCCTCCGCCTCCACTGCAGCGAGTCATGGACCCAG GCTTCCTGGACGTGTCTGGCCTCTCCCTCTTAGACAGCAGCAACGCCAGTGTCTGGCCTGGCCTGCCCTCTTCCACAGAGATGAATCCCCCTGCGGTCTCTGCCTCAGGGCTGGAGGATGTCTGCTCCAGCAGCGGTTCTCACGAGCGTGGTG GTGAGGCCACCTGGTCTGGGTCCGAGTTTGAGGTCTCCTTCCCAGACAGCCCCAGCGCCCAGGCCCAGCCAGACCACCTGCCTCAGCTGACCCTTCCCGACAGCCTCACTTCTACCGCCTCACCTGAAGATGGGCTGTCTGCTGAGCTGCTCGAAGCCCAGGCGGAGGAGGAGCCAGCAAGCCCAGAGAGCCCAGACTGCGGGGTGGAGGCTGGGGCTGCTCCTAGTCAGGCCCTCTCCACTCCTGACCACTCTGGGCTGTGA
- the GORASP1 gene encoding Golgi reassembly-stacking protein 1 isoform X5, translating into MGLGASAEQPAGGAEGFHLHGDVEPSSPAALAGLRPYTDYVVGSDQILQEPPSHHKKPPGGPPPSAPPPGAPPPGPGPQDSPAPFGLETGSKQGDYVEALLQAPDSSTEEQPPGPESPGQGTQDLGDPPRSMEIPLQPPPPLQRVMDPGFLDVSGLSLLDSSNASVWPGLPSSTEMNPPAVSASGLEDVCSSSGSHERGGEATWSGSEFEVSFPDSPSAQAQPDHLPQLTLPDSLTSTASPEDGLSAELLEAQAEEEPASPESPDCGVEAGAAPSQALSTPDHSGL; encoded by the exons ATGGGCCTGGGCGCCAGCGCCGAGCAGCCCGCGGGCGGCGCCGAGGGCTTCCACCTGCACGGG gatgtGGAACCCTCTTCACCTGCCGCCCTCGCAGGCCTGCGCCCCTACACAGACTACGTCGTGGGCTCAGACCAGATCCTCCAGGAG CCCCCCAGCCACCACAAGAAGCCGCCTGGTGGCCCACCACCCAGTGCCCCACCACCTGGTGCCCCACCGCCTGGACCCGGCCCCCAGGACTCTCCTGCCCCTTTTGGCCTGGAGACAGGCTCCAAACAGGGTGACTACGTGGAG GCCTTGCTGCAGGCACCTGACTCCTCCACGGAGGAACAGCCCCCTGGGCCTGAAAGTCCTGGCCAGGGCACTCAAGACCTTGGAGACCCGCCCCGTTCCATGGAGATTCCTCTGCAGCCTCCGCCTCCACTGCAGCGAGTCATGGACCCAG GCTTCCTGGACGTGTCTGGCCTCTCCCTCTTAGACAGCAGCAACGCCAGTGTCTGGCCTGGCCTGCCCTCTTCCACAGAGATGAATCCCCCTGCGGTCTCTGCCTCAGGGCTGGAGGATGTCTGCTCCAGCAGCGGTTCTCACGAGCGTGGTG GTGAGGCCACCTGGTCTGGGTCCGAGTTTGAGGTCTCCTTCCCAGACAGCCCCAGCGCCCAGGCCCAGCCAGACCACCTGCCTCAGCTGACCCTTCCCGACAGCCTCACTTCTACCGCCTCACCTGAAGATGGGCTGTCTGCTGAGCTGCTCGAAGCCCAGGCGGAGGAGGAGCCAGCAAGCCCAGAGAGCCCAGACTGCGGGGTGGAGGCTGGGGCTGCTCCTAGTCAGGCCCTCTCCACTCCTGACCACTCTGGGCTGTGA
- the GORASP1 gene encoding Golgi reassembly-stacking protein 1 isoform X4: MGLGASAEQPAGGAEGFHLHGDVEPSSPAALAGLRPYTDYVVGSDQILQESEDFFSLIESHEGKPLKLMVYNSESDSCREVTVTPNAAWGGEGSLGCGIGYGYLHRIPTQPPSHHKKPPGGPPPSAPPPGAPPPGPGPQDSPAPFGLETGSKQGDYVEALLQAPDSSTEEQPPGPESPGQGTQDLGDPPRSMEIPLQPPPPLQRVMDPGFLDVSGLSLLDSSNASVWPGLPSSTEMNPPAVSASGLEDVCSSSGSHERGGEATWSGSEFEVSFPDSPSAQAQPDHLPQLTLPDSLTSTASPEDGLSAELLEAQAEEEPASPESPDCGVEAGAAPSQALSTPDHSGL; encoded by the exons ATGGGCCTGGGCGCCAGCGCCGAGCAGCCCGCGGGCGGCGCCGAGGGCTTCCACCTGCACGGG gatgtGGAACCCTCTTCACCTGCCGCCCTCGCAGGCCTGCGCCCCTACACAGACTACGTCGTGGGCTCAGACCAGATCCTCCAGGAG TCCGAGGACTTCTTCTCGCTCATCGAGTCCCACGAGGGGAAGCCCTTGAAGCTGATGGTTTACAATTCTGAGTCTGACTCCTGCCGGGAGGTGACTGTCACCCCGAATGCAGCCTGGGGTGGAGAGGGCAG CCTGGGGTGTGGTATTGGTTACGGGTATCTGCACCGGATCCCAACCCAGCCCCCCAGCCACCACAAGAAGCCGCCTGGTGGCCCACCACCCAGTGCCCCACCACCTGGTGCCCCACCGCCTGGACCCGGCCCCCAGGACTCTCCTGCCCCTTTTGGCCTGGAGACAGGCTCCAAACAGGGTGACTACGTGGAG GCCTTGCTGCAGGCACCTGACTCCTCCACGGAGGAACAGCCCCCTGGGCCTGAAAGTCCTGGCCAGGGCACTCAAGACCTTGGAGACCCGCCCCGTTCCATGGAGATTCCTCTGCAGCCTCCGCCTCCACTGCAGCGAGTCATGGACCCAG GCTTCCTGGACGTGTCTGGCCTCTCCCTCTTAGACAGCAGCAACGCCAGTGTCTGGCCTGGCCTGCCCTCTTCCACAGAGATGAATCCCCCTGCGGTCTCTGCCTCAGGGCTGGAGGATGTCTGCTCCAGCAGCGGTTCTCACGAGCGTGGTG GTGAGGCCACCTGGTCTGGGTCCGAGTTTGAGGTCTCCTTCCCAGACAGCCCCAGCGCCCAGGCCCAGCCAGACCACCTGCCTCAGCTGACCCTTCCCGACAGCCTCACTTCTACCGCCTCACCTGAAGATGGGCTGTCTGCTGAGCTGCTCGAAGCCCAGGCGGAGGAGGAGCCAGCAAGCCCAGAGAGCCCAGACTGCGGGGTGGAGGCTGGGGCTGCTCCTAGTCAGGCCCTCTCCACTCCTGACCACTCTGGGCTGTGA